The Cytobacillus oceanisediminis genomic interval CATTTACATCAAGCACGGCTATCTTTTTCTGTGCATTTCCCTCTTCAATGACTTCTTCCAAAAATGCTTCATTGCTTCCTGCAAACAGTTCATTAACCGAGCTTTCAAAATCTGTAAATGCAAATGCAGTCACAAAGTTCAGCACAACTGAAAAAACAAACAGACCTGCTGCTATTCCCAGTGCAGCCCAACGTTTTCCATTCATTTTGAAATCCTCCTTTTAATATGCTTTCTCCTTCAACATAACCAGCCGCCTTTTTGAATGATTATGATTCCCAGAAAACCTATTCGTCACATATTCTTCATACGTATAAACTTTTAAAATGTTTCAAAAAAAGGTAAACTGAACTCAGGCAACCATAATCATAGCAAAATATGAATTATTTGGGAAAGAAAATCATCAAGGACATTTTCCCCCCTGGAATTCCACAACCTTTATTACTGTTTGGAGGAATGAATATGCCTGAAAGACGCAATATATACTTTTATCACAAAAAAGATGAAGCAACGATGGAAAAAGTAGCACCGCTTTATAGCCTGGCTGAAGAGCATGCCTTTACCATTGTTAATGACTTCAAACAAGCCAATATCATTGTAAGCATCGGGGGAGACGGAACGTTTTTGCAGGCTGTCCGCAAAACTGGCTATAGGGATGATTGTTTGTATGCCGGGATTTCAACTACCGGCAGCCTGAGCCTGTACTGTGATTTCCATCTCGATGATACCGACAAGATGGTAGAGGCAATGACAAATGAACAAGTAGAAGTAAGACGCTATCCCACTATTGATGTTACGGTTGATGACCAGACATCGTTTCAGTGCTTAAATGAATTCAGCATCCGTTCTGCCATAATTAAAACTTTTGTAATCGATGTCTTTATTGATAATTTTCATTTTGAAACGTTCCGCGGGGACGGAATGATTGTTGCCACCCCAACTGGAAGCACAGCCTATAATAAATCTGTAAATGGAGCTGTTGTTGACCCGCTGCTTCCTTGCATGCAGGTGAGCGAACTCGCTTCACTGAATACTAATCGCTATCGCACTCTCGGCTCTTCCTTTATCCTGAGCGGAAACAGAAAGCTGACCCTAAAGGTGGTTCAAGATGGCAACGACCATCCTACAATGGGAATGGACAACGAAGCCCTCAGCATCCAGCATGTAGAAAAGATTGATATTAAACTTAGCGACAAAATCATTAAAACCGTAAAACTGAAAGACAATTCCTTTTGGGAAAAGGTTAAGAGGACATTTTTATAAAAAAAGAGTTTCGCATGATGGTGCGAAACTCTTTTTACTCTATGCCAATACCTTTTCCGCGCTTTAGTTTTGTTTCCCAATGGACAAAGAGTTTTGTCCTTGAAACAGAGTAAATCGTTAAGGCCAGCCAAATAAACATAAAGGAAAGCAAGTGAAGTTTTGTAAAGTGCTCATGATAAACGAAGATCCCCAGAATCAGCGTAATGGTCGGCGCAATATACTGCAGAAAACCAAGCATGGACATCGGTATCTTTTGTGCCCCTTTGGCAAAGTACAATAGCGGCACTGCTGTGGCTGCGCCTGCTCCTATAAGGAGCAAGTCGGAGCTTAGCGAAACATGCAGAAATGCCTGTTTGCCATCCATAAAAAGCATAATCATATAAATAAATGCGATCGGGGTCACTACAAGTGTTTCAAGCGTTAAACCAACTGCAGAATCTACCTTTATGAGCTTTTTGGCTAGCCCATAAAGGCCAAAGGATAAAGCGAGGACAATGGCTATCCAGGGAAACCGCCCATAGCTGACAGTCAAAATCATAACCCCTGCAAACGCAAATCCAAAAGATACGTATTGCGCAGGTGATAGTTTCTCTTTAAAAACCACCATGCCCAGAATCACACTTACGAGCGGATTAATATAATAGCCAAGACTAGCCTCAATCATCTGATCGGTATTGACCGCCCAAATATATAAAAACCAGTTGGTGCTGATCAAAAGGGAGGCAATTACAAGGGCGTAAAGCTGTTTTCTATTTGTTTTAAATCCTTTTAGCGTTTCAGCAAAAGCATTCCATTTCTTTGAAGCCAGCAAAATCACCAGCATAAAGAAAAACGACCAAAAAATCCTGTTTGCCAAAATCTCATCTGCTTGGACGTGATCTAAAAACTTCCAATAAACCGGGAGAATGCCCCATAAAAAGTAAGCAAACCCTGCGTATAGAGCTCCCGTTTGCACTTCATTATTTTTCATTGCCATTTCCTCAATTCTTTCTAGTATCGAAATATTTATATTATAAATCTGCCATAAAAATGTTTGCAATCATTTTTTCCTGCTAAAACGATGCCAGGCACCTGCTGGAATAGGTGCCTGGCACTTTCACTTATGCTTCGTATACTATTTTTCCGTCAATAACGGTTTTGTTTACTGAAATGGCGGCAATGTGCCCTATTGGCTTTTTAAAGATATCTTCATTTAATATGGTGAAATCTGCCAGATACCCTTCTTTTATTACACCTCTATCATTTTCATGGGATCCAGCATATGCACTGCCTTTTGTGAATAAGCATACTGCTTCATAAACAGTTAACGCTTCACTTGGATAATAGACTGTATTGTGCGGATCATCTATATTTGTTCTTGTAACAGCCGCATGAATTCCAAGAAACGGATTGACCGGCTCAATCGGTGCATCAGAGCCTCCTGCACAATGTATCCCTTCTTTCAGAAGTGTCTTCCAAGCGTAACAGTACTCCATATGTTCTTCACCAATGCGGTCAATCACCCATGGAAAATCAGATGCTGTAAATCTTGGCTGGATATCAAGGATTAATGGCAGTTTTTTAGCCCTGTCTATAAGTTCTTTGCGCAATATTTGTGCATGAATCAGCCTGTCTCGTCCCAAACCTTCCAATGGGTGCTTTTCTATCGCATTTAATGCCATTTCAAATGCCAAATCTCCAATCGTATGGACGGCAACCGGCAATTCATGCTTGCGGGCTTTCTCCACTAATCCATCAAGCTGCTCCTGTGAAAAAATGGCAACTCCCGAAGTGGATGGGTCATCTGCATACGGATGGCTTAATAAAGCTGTTCTTCCGCCCAGGGCTCCATCGGCGAATATCTTCATTGCCCCAAACTCTATATGTTTACTTCCCTCTAGAAACCCTCCGCCTGATTCCTTCATTTCATCTGCAACTTCA includes:
- a CDS encoding NAD kinase, encoding MPERRNIYFYHKKDEATMEKVAPLYSLAEEHAFTIVNDFKQANIIVSIGGDGTFLQAVRKTGYRDDCLYAGISTTGSLSLYCDFHLDDTDKMVEAMTNEQVEVRRYPTIDVTVDDQTSFQCLNEFSIRSAIIKTFVIDVFIDNFHFETFRGDGMIVATPTGSTAYNKSVNGAVVDPLLPCMQVSELASLNTNRYRTLGSSFILSGNRKLTLKVVQDGNDHPTMGMDNEALSIQHVEKIDIKLSDKIIKTVKLKDNSFWEKVKRTFL
- a CDS encoding amidohydrolase, whose translation is MGTLWHGGSIYTLQQEGHQIEAVFTEGSRIIEIGALRELRSKYKEEVQKEIDLQGSTMLPGFVDSHMHLIGHGERLIRLDLSKHTSKQEVLMAVKEFSETIEEGEWVIGEGWNENLWDQPEPIYASELDQFVPNHPVMLKRVCRHALTVNSLGLEKANITEDTECPPGGVIDKDEYGKLNGILKDQAQELLFNVMPAVSESYLRKALHAAIKDAYKLGLTGGHTEDLNYYGGFSQTYQAFKQVIEEDGLPFRAHLLVHHEVADEMKESGGGFLEGSKHIEFGAMKIFADGALGGRTALLSHPYADDPSTSGVAIFSQEQLDGLVEKARKHELPVAVHTIGDLAFEMALNAIEKHPLEGLGRDRLIHAQILRKELIDRAKKLPLILDIQPRFTASDFPWVIDRIGEEHMEYCYAWKTLLKEGIHCAGGSDAPIEPVNPFLGIHAAVTRTNIDDPHNTVYYPSEALTVYEAVCLFTKGSAYAGSHENDRGVIKEGYLADFTILNEDIFKKPIGHIAAISVNKTVIDGKIVYEA
- the rarD gene encoding EamA family transporter RarD translates to MKNNEVQTGALYAGFAYFLWGILPVYWKFLDHVQADEILANRIFWSFFFMLVILLASKKWNAFAETLKGFKTNRKQLYALVIASLLISTNWFLYIWAVNTDQMIEASLGYYINPLVSVILGMVVFKEKLSPAQYVSFGFAFAGVMILTVSYGRFPWIAIVLALSFGLYGLAKKLIKVDSAVGLTLETLVVTPIAFIYMIMLFMDGKQAFLHVSLSSDLLLIGAGAATAVPLLYFAKGAQKIPMSMLGFLQYIAPTITLILGIFVYHEHFTKLHLLSFMFIWLALTIYSVSRTKLFVHWETKLKRGKGIGIE